Proteins encoded within one genomic window of Vidua macroura isolate BioBank_ID:100142 chromosome 2, ASM2450914v1, whole genome shotgun sequence:
- the PCID2 gene encoding PCI domain-containing protein 2 isoform X4, giving the protein MLEKAAELLMGCFRVCASDTRAGIEDSKKWGMLFLVNQLFKIYFKINKLHLCKPLIRAIDSSNLKDEYSMAQRVTYKYYVGRKAMFDSDFKQAEEYLSFAFEHCHRSSQKNKRMILIYLLPVKMLLGHMPTVQLLKKYDLMQFAEVTKSVSEGNLLLLNDALTKHETFFIRCGIFLILEKLKIITYRNLFKKVYLLLKTHQLSLDAFLIALKFMQIDDVDIDEVQCILANLIYLGHIKGYISHQHQKLVVSKQNPFPPLSTVCC; this is encoded by the exons ATGttggaaaaagcagcagagctgctgatggGCTGCTTTCGAGTCTGTGCCAGTGACAC TCGAGCAGGCATCGAAGACTCGAAAAAATGGGGCATGTTGTTTCTTGTGAATCAGctgtttaaaatttattttaag atcaACAAGCTCCATCTCTGTAAGCCCTTAATTAGAGCAATTGACAGCTCAAATCTGAAGGATGAGTATAGTATGGCACAGAGAGTTACATACAAATACTATGTTGGACGCAAGGCCATGTTTGACAGTGACTTTAAGCAAG CTGAAGAGTATCTGTCATTTGCCTTTGAGCACTGTCATCGATCAAGccagaagaacaaaagaatGATTTTGATCTACCTACTGCCAGTAAAAATGTTGCTG ggCCATATGCCAACAGTTCAGCTCTTAAAAAAGTATGACCTTATGCAGTTTGCTGAAGTAACGAAGTCTGTGAG TGAAGGAAATCTTCTCCTTCTGAATGATGCTCTGACAAAGCATGAGACCTTCTTTATTCGATGTGGAATCTTTCTTATCCTTGAGAAGCTGAAAATCATCACATACAGGAATCTCTTCAAGAAAGT ATATTTACTACTCAAAACTCATCAGCTATCTCTAGATGCTTTTCTGATTGCTCTGAAGTTCATGCAAATAGATGATGTTGATATTGATGAAGTCCAGTGTATTTTAGCTAACCTTATATATTTG GGTCACATTAAAGGCTACATATCCCATCAGCATCAGAAGCTTGTGGTCAGCAAGCAGAACCCATTTCCTCCACTGTCAACAGTGTGTTGTTGA
- the PCID2 gene encoding PCI domain-containing protein 2 isoform X3, with translation MAHITINQYLQQVQEAIETRDGTFCAELVSFKHPHVANPRLQLPSPEEKCQQVLESPYDEMFAAHLRCTYAVANHDFVEAYKCQTVIVQSFLRAFQAHKEENWALPIMYSVALDLRIFANNADQQLVKKGKSKVGDMLEKAAELLMGCFRVCASDTRAGIEDSKKWGMLFLVNQLFKIYFKINKLHLCKPLIRAIDSSNLKDEYSMAQRVTYKYYVGRKAMFDSDFKQAEEYLSFAFEHCHRSSQKNKRMILIYLLPVKMLLGHMPTVQLLKKYDLMQFAEVTKSVSEGNLLLLNDALTKHETFFIRCGIFLILEKLKIITYRNLFKKVYLLLKTHQLSLDAFLIALKFMQIDDVDIDEVQCILANLIYLGHIKGYISHQHQKLVVSKQNPFPPLSTVCC, from the exons ATGGCGCACATCACCATTAATCAGTACTTGCAGCAA GTACAAGAAGCCATTGAGACCAGAGATGGGACCTTTTGTGCAGAATTAGTATCATTTAAGCATCCACATGTTGCAAACCCAAGGCTACAG CTTCCATCTCCAGAGGAGAAGTGTCAACAAGTTTTGGAGTCGCCATATGATGAAATGTTTGCAGCCCACTTAAG GTGTACTTATGCTGTTGCAAACCATGACTTCGTAgaagcatacaaatgccaaacAGTTATTGTCCAAT CTTTCCTGCGAGCGTTTCAGGcacataaagaagaaaattg ggccTTACCTATTATGTATTCTGTAGCCCTTGATCTTCGAATTTTTGCTAATAAT GCAGATCAACAGCTtgtgaagaaagggaaaagcaaagtTGGTGACATGttggaaaaagcagcagagctgctgatggGCTGCTTTCGAGTCTGTGCCAGTGACAC TCGAGCAGGCATCGAAGACTCGAAAAAATGGGGCATGTTGTTTCTTGTGAATCAGctgtttaaaatttattttaag atcaACAAGCTCCATCTCTGTAAGCCCTTAATTAGAGCAATTGACAGCTCAAATCTGAAGGATGAGTATAGTATGGCACAGAGAGTTACATACAAATACTATGTTGGACGCAAGGCCATGTTTGACAGTGACTTTAAGCAAG CTGAAGAGTATCTGTCATTTGCCTTTGAGCACTGTCATCGATCAAGccagaagaacaaaagaatGATTTTGATCTACCTACTGCCAGTAAAAATGTTGCTG ggCCATATGCCAACAGTTCAGCTCTTAAAAAAGTATGACCTTATGCAGTTTGCTGAAGTAACGAAGTCTGTGAG TGAAGGAAATCTTCTCCTTCTGAATGATGCTCTGACAAAGCATGAGACCTTCTTTATTCGATGTGGAATCTTTCTTATCCTTGAGAAGCTGAAAATCATCACATACAGGAATCTCTTCAAGAAAGT ATATTTACTACTCAAAACTCATCAGCTATCTCTAGATGCTTTTCTGATTGCTCTGAAGTTCATGCAAATAGATGATGTTGATATTGATGAAGTCCAGTGTATTTTAGCTAACCTTATATATTTG GGTCACATTAAAGGCTACATATCCCATCAGCATCAGAAGCTTGTGGTCAGCAAGCAGAACCCATTTCCTCCACTGTCAACAGTGTGTTGTTGA
- the PCID2 gene encoding PCI domain-containing protein 2 isoform X2: protein MAHITINQYLQQRARSLSAKDVHPASLKSVEVSEVQEAIETRDGTFCAELVSFKHPHVANPRLQLPSPEEKCQQVLESPYDEMFAAHLRCTYAVANHDFVEAYKCQTVIVQSFLRAFQAHKEENWALPIMYSVALDLRIFANNADQQLVKKGKSKVGDMLEKAAELLMGCFRVCASDTRAGIEDSKKWGMLFLVNQLFKIYFKINKLHLCKPLIRAIDSSNLKDEYSMAQRVTYKYYVGRKAMFDSDFKQAEEYLSFAFEHCHRSSQKNKRMILIYLLPVKMLLGHMPTVQLLKKYDLMQFAEVTKSVSEGNLLLLNDALTKHETFFIRCGIFLILEKLKIITYRNLFKKVYLLLKTHQLSLDAFLIALKFMQIDDVDIDEVQCILANLIYLGHIKGYISHQHQKLVVSKQNPFPPLSTVCC from the exons ATGGCGCACATCACCATTAATCAGTACTTGCAGCAA CGTGCACGAAGTCTGAGTGCCAAGGATGTACACCCGGCGAGCCTGAAAAGCGTGGAGGTGTCTGAG GTACAAGAAGCCATTGAGACCAGAGATGGGACCTTTTGTGCAGAATTAGTATCATTTAAGCATCCACATGTTGCAAACCCAAGGCTACAG CTTCCATCTCCAGAGGAGAAGTGTCAACAAGTTTTGGAGTCGCCATATGATGAAATGTTTGCAGCCCACTTAAG GTGTACTTATGCTGTTGCAAACCATGACTTCGTAgaagcatacaaatgccaaacAGTTATTGTCCAAT CTTTCCTGCGAGCGTTTCAGGcacataaagaagaaaattg ggccTTACCTATTATGTATTCTGTAGCCCTTGATCTTCGAATTTTTGCTAATAAT GCAGATCAACAGCTtgtgaagaaagggaaaagcaaagtTGGTGACATGttggaaaaagcagcagagctgctgatggGCTGCTTTCGAGTCTGTGCCAGTGACAC TCGAGCAGGCATCGAAGACTCGAAAAAATGGGGCATGTTGTTTCTTGTGAATCAGctgtttaaaatttattttaag atcaACAAGCTCCATCTCTGTAAGCCCTTAATTAGAGCAATTGACAGCTCAAATCTGAAGGATGAGTATAGTATGGCACAGAGAGTTACATACAAATACTATGTTGGACGCAAGGCCATGTTTGACAGTGACTTTAAGCAAG CTGAAGAGTATCTGTCATTTGCCTTTGAGCACTGTCATCGATCAAGccagaagaacaaaagaatGATTTTGATCTACCTACTGCCAGTAAAAATGTTGCTG ggCCATATGCCAACAGTTCAGCTCTTAAAAAAGTATGACCTTATGCAGTTTGCTGAAGTAACGAAGTCTGTGAG TGAAGGAAATCTTCTCCTTCTGAATGATGCTCTGACAAAGCATGAGACCTTCTTTATTCGATGTGGAATCTTTCTTATCCTTGAGAAGCTGAAAATCATCACATACAGGAATCTCTTCAAGAAAGT ATATTTACTACTCAAAACTCATCAGCTATCTCTAGATGCTTTTCTGATTGCTCTGAAGTTCATGCAAATAGATGATGTTGATATTGATGAAGTCCAGTGTATTTTAGCTAACCTTATATATTTG GGTCACATTAAAGGCTACATATCCCATCAGCATCAGAAGCTTGTGGTCAGCAAGCAGAACCCATTTCCTCCACTGTCAACAGTGTGTTGTTGA
- the PCID2 gene encoding PCI domain-containing protein 2 isoform X1, with the protein MELSVTSFLCLHSGWFLQDHRILVTVTILFHLALVKVQEAIETRDGTFCAELVSFKHPHVANPRLQLPSPEEKCQQVLESPYDEMFAAHLRCTYAVANHDFVEAYKCQTVIVQSFLRAFQAHKEENWALPIMYSVALDLRIFANNADQQLVKKGKSKVGDMLEKAAELLMGCFRVCASDTRAGIEDSKKWGMLFLVNQLFKIYFKINKLHLCKPLIRAIDSSNLKDEYSMAQRVTYKYYVGRKAMFDSDFKQAEEYLSFAFEHCHRSSQKNKRMILIYLLPVKMLLGHMPTVQLLKKYDLMQFAEVTKSVSEGNLLLLNDALTKHETFFIRCGIFLILEKLKIITYRNLFKKVYLLLKTHQLSLDAFLIALKFMQIDDVDIDEVQCILANLIYLGHIKGYISHQHQKLVVSKQNPFPPLSTVCC; encoded by the exons ATGGAGCTGTCAGTGACGAGCTTCTTGTGTCTCCACTCTGGGTGGTTCTTGCAGGACCATCGTATTCTCGTCACTGTTACCATCTTGTTTCATCTGGCATTAGTTAAG GTACAAGAAGCCATTGAGACCAGAGATGGGACCTTTTGTGCAGAATTAGTATCATTTAAGCATCCACATGTTGCAAACCCAAGGCTACAG CTTCCATCTCCAGAGGAGAAGTGTCAACAAGTTTTGGAGTCGCCATATGATGAAATGTTTGCAGCCCACTTAAG GTGTACTTATGCTGTTGCAAACCATGACTTCGTAgaagcatacaaatgccaaacAGTTATTGTCCAAT CTTTCCTGCGAGCGTTTCAGGcacataaagaagaaaattg ggccTTACCTATTATGTATTCTGTAGCCCTTGATCTTCGAATTTTTGCTAATAAT GCAGATCAACAGCTtgtgaagaaagggaaaagcaaagtTGGTGACATGttggaaaaagcagcagagctgctgatggGCTGCTTTCGAGTCTGTGCCAGTGACAC TCGAGCAGGCATCGAAGACTCGAAAAAATGGGGCATGTTGTTTCTTGTGAATCAGctgtttaaaatttattttaag atcaACAAGCTCCATCTCTGTAAGCCCTTAATTAGAGCAATTGACAGCTCAAATCTGAAGGATGAGTATAGTATGGCACAGAGAGTTACATACAAATACTATGTTGGACGCAAGGCCATGTTTGACAGTGACTTTAAGCAAG CTGAAGAGTATCTGTCATTTGCCTTTGAGCACTGTCATCGATCAAGccagaagaacaaaagaatGATTTTGATCTACCTACTGCCAGTAAAAATGTTGCTG ggCCATATGCCAACAGTTCAGCTCTTAAAAAAGTATGACCTTATGCAGTTTGCTGAAGTAACGAAGTCTGTGAG TGAAGGAAATCTTCTCCTTCTGAATGATGCTCTGACAAAGCATGAGACCTTCTTTATTCGATGTGGAATCTTTCTTATCCTTGAGAAGCTGAAAATCATCACATACAGGAATCTCTTCAAGAAAGT ATATTTACTACTCAAAACTCATCAGCTATCTCTAGATGCTTTTCTGATTGCTCTGAAGTTCATGCAAATAGATGATGTTGATATTGATGAAGTCCAGTGTATTTTAGCTAACCTTATATATTTG GGTCACATTAAAGGCTACATATCCCATCAGCATCAGAAGCTTGTGGTCAGCAAGCAGAACCCATTTCCTCCACTGTCAACAGTGTGTTGTTGA
- the CUL4A gene encoding cullin-4A isoform X5, with protein sequence MADEPQKKSHLSALVGHTNGLTKPASLTATRSTGGGGGGATASSKKLVIKNFRERPKLPDNYTQDTWQKLHEAVGAIQSSISIKYNLEELYQAVENLCSYKVSATLYKQLRQVCEEHVKAQILQFREDSLDSLLFLKKINKCWQDHCRQMIMIRSIFLFLDRTYVLQNSVLPSIW encoded by the exons ATGGCGGACGAGCCGCAGAAGAAGTCGCACTTGTCGGCCTTGGTGGGACACACGAACGGGCTCACCAAGCCCGCCTCGCTGACCGCCACCCGCTCtacgggaggaggaggaggaggcgcgaCCGCCTCCTCCAAGAAACTCGTGATCAAGAACTTCAGAG AAAGACCCAAATTACCAGATAATTATACTCAGGACACCTGGCAGAAACTTCATGAAGCGGTGGGAGCAATACAGAGTAGCATTTCTATTAAATACAACCTTGAAGAGCTCTACCAG gCTGTTGAAAATCTCTGTTCCTACAAAGTCTCTGCTACACTGTACAAACAGCTGCGACAAGTCTGTGAAGAACATGTGAAAGCACAAATCCTTCAGTTTAGAGA AGATTCTCTGGatagtcttttatttttaaagaagataaATAAATGCTGGCAAGATCATTGCAGACAAATG ATCATGATCAGaagcattttcttatttttggaTCGTACATATGTGCTTCAGAATTCAGTGCTTCCTTCTATATGGTAG